In a genomic window of Halobiforma lacisalsi AJ5:
- a CDS encoding MFS transporter, with the protein MSQEQVTVDTEETGPIDTFRQFFALERDVLVLSLAMFAFSLGFQMTNRFIPEYMVALGASGFVVGLFGTFGNIISALYPYPGGAISDRIGSRYALTLFGLVSTVGFAVWLFAPTIGAFTVAGVMIEPWVWIFVGLVLAQAWKSFGLGATFAVVKQATDPSRLAAGFASTETFRRTAFLIGPVLAAVLIDLHPEFTVSFRYVLAVAVVFGIVGTVVQHLLYDASEDTFGGAFEGIGRIRRDLREMPAELRPLLVGDTLVRFANGMVYVFFVLVVTQFLEVGLETTIAVGGFSYAVDLSPAAFFGYLLGVEMFIALLIMAPAAKAAEYVGLKPVVAVGFAVYAIFPVVLINTPPSAAVLVAVFAFSGLRFAGLPSHKALIVGPAERGAGGRVTGTYYLLRNTIVIPSAALGGYLWDFVSPEVAFTIAAAIGVVGTGYFLVFGKEFEAYA; encoded by the coding sequence ATGAGTCAGGAACAAGTCACGGTCGATACCGAGGAAACGGGGCCGATAGACACGTTCAGGCAGTTCTTCGCGCTCGAGCGGGACGTGCTGGTGCTCTCGCTTGCGATGTTCGCGTTCAGCCTCGGCTTCCAGATGACCAACCGGTTCATCCCGGAGTACATGGTCGCGCTCGGCGCGTCCGGCTTCGTCGTCGGGCTCTTCGGAACGTTCGGCAATATCATCTCCGCGCTGTACCCGTACCCGGGCGGCGCGATTTCGGATCGGATCGGCTCCCGGTACGCGCTGACGCTGTTCGGGTTGGTCTCGACCGTTGGGTTCGCCGTCTGGCTGTTCGCGCCGACGATCGGCGCGTTCACGGTCGCGGGCGTGATGATCGAGCCGTGGGTCTGGATCTTCGTCGGCCTGGTGCTCGCGCAGGCCTGGAAGTCGTTCGGCCTCGGCGCGACCTTCGCCGTCGTCAAACAGGCGACCGACCCCTCGCGGCTGGCCGCCGGGTTCGCCAGCACGGAGACGTTCCGTCGAACCGCATTCCTGATCGGCCCGGTCCTCGCCGCCGTCCTCATCGACCTCCACCCCGAGTTCACGGTGAGTTTCCGGTACGTGCTGGCGGTAGCGGTCGTCTTCGGTATCGTCGGCACCGTCGTCCAGCACCTCCTCTACGATGCCAGCGAGGACACGTTCGGCGGCGCGTTCGAGGGAATCGGCCGGATCCGTCGGGACCTCCGGGAGATGCCCGCGGAACTCCGGCCGCTCCTGGTCGGCGATACGCTGGTGCGGTTCGCCAACGGGATGGTCTACGTCTTCTTCGTGCTGGTGGTCACCCAGTTCCTCGAGGTCGGCCTCGAGACGACGATCGCAGTCGGCGGGTTCTCCTATGCGGTCGACCTCTCGCCGGCGGCGTTCTTCGGCTACCTGCTGGGCGTCGAGATGTTCATCGCGCTGTTGATCATGGCACCCGCCGCGAAAGCCGCCGAGTACGTCGGACTCAAACCCGTCGTCGCGGTCGGGTTCGCGGTCTACGCGATCTTCCCGGTCGTGCTCATCAATACGCCGCCGAGCGCCGCCGTGCTCGTCGCGGTGTTCGCGTTCTCCGGGCTCCGGTTCGCGGGTCTCCCCTCCCACAAGGCGCTGATCGTCGGCCCGGCCGAACGGGGGGCCGGCGGCCGCGTCACCGGCACCTACTACCTGCTGCGGAACACGATCGTCATCCCGAGTGCGGCGCTTGGCGGCTACCTCTGGGACTTCGTGAGCCCGGAGGTCGCCTTCACCATCGCCGCCGCGATCGGCGTCGTCGGCACCGGCTACTTCCTGGTCTTTGGGAAGGAGTTCGAAGCGTACGCCTGA
- a CDS encoding universal stress protein: protein MYDLVLVPVDGSDAATAALEHALEIATDHGATIHLLYVADTNRPSLTRQGQSVVDALEREGEEVIADAREVADKYDVAVVDDVVQGDPRSVILEFADSEPADLVVMGTHGHRPGKYVLGSVTEGVVHETETPVLAVRADDDVPGAYPYDGVLVPTDGSDLALAAVRRGSELAARHDASVTLLSVVDEPALGIASGVDSIADRLADDARDHLAEAATVASDAGADEVATEVEFGSPPREIRSRAAEPDVDLVVMGTHGRTGLEQRLLGSVTERVLRTAPVPVLVAKPKIPEE, encoded by the coding sequence ATGTACGACCTCGTTCTGGTCCCCGTCGACGGCAGCGACGCGGCGACGGCGGCGCTCGAGCACGCCCTCGAAATAGCGACCGACCACGGGGCGACGATTCATCTCCTCTACGTCGCCGACACGAACCGGCCCAGCCTCACTCGGCAGGGGCAGTCGGTCGTCGACGCCCTCGAGCGGGAAGGGGAGGAGGTGATCGCCGACGCGCGGGAGGTGGCCGACAAGTACGACGTCGCCGTCGTCGACGACGTCGTCCAGGGCGATCCGCGGTCCGTGATCCTCGAGTTCGCCGACTCGGAGCCCGCCGACCTCGTGGTGATGGGGACCCACGGGCACCGACCCGGGAAGTACGTTCTCGGCAGTGTCACGGAAGGTGTCGTCCACGAAACCGAAACGCCGGTGCTCGCGGTCCGCGCCGACGACGATGTGCCCGGAGCGTATCCCTACGACGGCGTGCTGGTGCCCACCGACGGGAGCGACCTGGCCCTGGCGGCGGTTCGCCGCGGGAGCGAACTCGCGGCCCGACACGACGCGTCGGTCACCCTGCTCTCGGTCGTCGACGAACCCGCGCTGGGGATCGCCAGCGGCGTCGACTCGATCGCCGATCGGCTGGCCGACGACGCGCGGGATCACCTCGCCGAGGCGGCGACCGTCGCGAGCGACGCGGGGGCAGACGAGGTCGCGACCGAAGTCGAGTTCGGCTCGCCTCCGCGGGAAATCCGTTCGCGTGCGGCAGAGCCGGACGTCGATCTCGTCGTCATGGGAACCCACGGCCGGACCGGACTCGAGCAGCGCCTGCTCGGGTCGGTCACGGAGCGAGTGCTCAGGACCGCGCCGGTCCCCGTCCTCGTGGCGAAGCCGAAGATTCCGGAGGAATAG
- a CDS encoding ZIP family metal transporter, which produces MGLLENLGFVFVAGFITALATGVGALPFFFFDDISDRGNVVLWGLSSGIMVSASVFGLIEEGLVEGTPPQILAGMAVGVVLVVVAHDVLMDADIDPREYEEADFKKLVLILGILTVHSFPEGIAVGVSFADLGLEGGTQILGFTVPVLAIFMTIAISIHNVPEGTAISIPLKAMGVSKWKMVWWAVFSSLPQPIGAVIAFAFVRVARELLPYGFGFAAGAMIYLVLSEFIPEALEIGDRLPNGGKPELVAGIVLGVAVMVPLTFV; this is translated from the coding sequence ATGGGACTGCTGGAGAACCTCGGGTTCGTCTTCGTCGCCGGATTCATCACGGCCCTCGCGACCGGGGTCGGCGCGCTGCCGTTTTTCTTCTTCGACGACATCAGCGACAGGGGAAACGTCGTGTTGTGGGGGCTCTCGTCGGGGATCATGGTCTCGGCGTCGGTGTTCGGCCTCATCGAGGAAGGGCTGGTCGAGGGAACGCCGCCCCAGATCCTCGCGGGGATGGCCGTCGGCGTCGTGCTAGTCGTCGTCGCCCACGACGTCCTCATGGACGCCGACATCGACCCCCGCGAGTACGAGGAGGCCGACTTCAAGAAACTCGTGCTCATTCTCGGCATCCTGACCGTCCACAGCTTTCCCGAGGGGATCGCCGTCGGCGTCTCCTTCGCGGACCTCGGCCTCGAGGGCGGGACGCAGATCCTCGGCTTTACGGTCCCGGTGCTGGCGATCTTCATGACGATCGCGATCTCGATCCACAACGTCCCCGAGGGGACCGCCATCTCGATCCCGCTGAAGGCCATGGGCGTCTCCAAGTGGAAGATGGTCTGGTGGGCGGTCTTCTCGAGTCTCCCACAGCCGATCGGGGCGGTCATCGCCTTCGCGTTCGTCCGCGTCGCGCGGGAACTGCTCCCCTACGGCTTCGGCTTCGCCGCGGGGGCGATGATCTACCTGGTCCTTTCGGAGTTCATCCCCGAAGCCCTCGAGATCGGTGATCGGCTCCCCAACGGCGGAAAGCCGGAACTCGTCGCGGGGATCGTCCTCGGCGTGGCCGTGATGGTGCCGCTGACGTTCGTCTGA